The following are from one region of the Fibrobacter sp. UWEL genome:
- a CDS encoding FISUMP domain-containing protein: MKKIHLVAGAVLSTLLFCGCEDIRTEKYPNGNVRFETTYVDNLKNGIEREYYDNGTLKRETNYVNDKRQGLSKEFYKDGTPESEINYENGLMEGTIIRYHKNGKMASKVPYKQNKQAAFGEYFDESGEPATSGGYKDPRDNYAYEWIRIGEQLWIAENLNYATASGSVCQQCNNWGRLYNFENAQKACMEGFHMPSKAEWQTLLNFVGDKPGVKLKAGFGWDPLKNSLQFGNGKDDFGFGVKAGGAHFAKSDVALKDRKFDGAGQKAYLWTSEGEVLVFFYDKNTVKFEKFNPEHGASLRCLKD; encoded by the coding sequence ATGAAGAAAATTCATCTTGTAGCAGGGGCAGTTCTTTCTACCCTCCTGTTCTGCGGTTGTGAAGACATCCGCACCGAGAAATATCCCAACGGGAATGTCCGTTTCGAGACCACCTACGTGGATAACCTTAAGAATGGCATAGAACGGGAATACTACGACAACGGAACACTCAAGAGAGAGACCAACTACGTAAACGACAAGCGCCAGGGTCTTTCCAAGGAATTCTACAAGGACGGAACTCCTGAATCCGAAATCAATTACGAAAACGGATTGATGGAAGGCACCATCATCCGTTATCACAAGAACGGCAAGATGGCATCTAAGGTTCCCTACAAGCAGAACAAGCAGGCTGCCTTCGGCGAATACTTCGATGAAAGTGGCGAACCTGCCACCAGCGGCGGCTACAAGGACCCTCGCGACAATTACGCCTACGAATGGATTCGCATTGGAGAACAGCTCTGGATTGCAGAAAACCTGAACTACGCAACCGCCAGCGGTTCCGTTTGCCAGCAGTGCAACAACTGGGGCAGACTCTACAATTTTGAAAATGCCCAGAAGGCCTGTATGGAAGGATTCCACATGCCCTCCAAGGCAGAATGGCAAACCCTTCTCAACTTCGTAGGAGACAAGCCCGGCGTAAAGCTGAAAGCAGGCTTTGGCTGGGATCCTCTGAAAAATTCCCTGCAATTCGGTAACGGCAAGGATGACTTCGGCTTTGGAGTCAAGGCTGGTGGAGCCCACTTCGCCAAGAGCGACGTTGCCTTAAAGGACCGCAAGTTCGATGGCGCCGGCCAGAAAGCCTACCTCTGGACCTCCGAAGGCGAAGTACTGGTATTCTTCTACGACAAGAACACAGTCAAGTTCGAGAAATTCAATCCCGAACACGGCGCAAGCCTCCGCTGCCTAAAAGACTAA
- a CDS encoding NAD(P)/FAD-dependent oxidoreductase — translation MNDMLILGYGPAGVSAALYGLRAGLKVTLIGKDGGALQKAHLIENYYGLETPLTGEQLMEVGRKQAAKLGAQIVDDEVTDLMFDGTGFVATGLKGVYRGKTCVMATGAARKKQPLAGMAEMEGHGVSYCAVCDAFFYRQKDVAVMGSGEYALHEATELLQVVNSVTLLTNGAPLTAAFPESIKIETRKLKGLVGEGAFKGVQFEDGAEQNFDGLFVALGSANATDLALKAGAAFDQGKLVLDGDLQSTIPGLYAAGDCTGGTLQISVAVGEGARAGLAAIKYLREHRE, via the coding sequence ATGAATGATATGTTGATTTTAGGTTATGGTCCTGCAGGTGTTTCTGCTGCGTTGTACGGTTTGCGCGCAGGATTAAAGGTTACCTTGATTGGTAAGGATGGGGGTGCATTGCAGAAAGCACATCTCATTGAAAATTATTATGGTCTGGAAACGCCCCTCACAGGCGAACAGCTGATGGAAGTGGGTAGGAAACAGGCAGCGAAGCTTGGCGCCCAGATTGTAGATGACGAAGTGACGGACCTGATGTTTGATGGAACCGGCTTTGTGGCTACAGGCTTGAAGGGCGTCTACCGCGGAAAGACTTGCGTTATGGCTACAGGTGCCGCTCGAAAGAAACAGCCTCTTGCTGGTATGGCAGAAATGGAAGGTCACGGTGTGAGCTATTGTGCCGTTTGCGACGCCTTCTTCTACAGGCAGAAGGACGTGGCTGTGATGGGTTCTGGTGAATATGCCCTTCACGAGGCTACTGAACTTTTGCAGGTGGTGAATAGTGTTACCCTTCTGACCAACGGTGCTCCTTTGACTGCTGCTTTCCCGGAAAGCATTAAGATTGAAACCCGCAAGCTGAAGGGCCTGGTGGGTGAGGGCGCATTTAAGGGCGTCCAGTTCGAAGATGGCGCTGAACAGAATTTTGATGGTTTGTTCGTTGCTCTTGGTAGTGCCAATGCAACGGATCTTGCCCTGAAGGCTGGTGCTGCATTTGACCAAGGTAAGCTTGTTTTGGATGGTGACCTGCAGTCTACCATTCCGGGTCTTTACGCTGCTGGGGATTGCACCGGCGGTACCTTGCAGATTTCTGTAGCGGTTGGTGAAGGTGCTCGTGCAGGCCTTGCTGCCATTAAGTACTTGCGCGAACATCGCGAATAA
- a CDS encoding glycosyl hydrolase family 8 — MERYKPRDLFVEVGYGPNFARQLIQNGYNKLFEGDPIDDRVCFDASDDMSYIIDIGHDDIRSEGMSYGMYITALMGKEKQFDKLWNFSKRYLRNDDGLHQGYFAWQVSTADFSKMDPGAAPDGEEYFAIALLIAAEKFGRPDLKKEAIDLINLMRHKPENELVVPIIDPERLAVRFSPVRGNDFTDPSYHTIAFYRAFAEATGDETWNTIADNSVKYLNKAAHYETGLCGDYSEFDGTPKRMEWNKESDYFSGDAWRVALNLSLDYTLFRGDESEKAICERLLFFFESRRPYLSDYAVDGGPFPRPGREATPGIIAMNAAATQVLPPGDSLIKPFVKDLAGLSVPNRLWRYYDGMLYMIGLLATAGKITF, encoded by the coding sequence ATGGAACGATATAAACCAAGGGATCTTTTCGTCGAAGTTGGGTACGGTCCCAATTTTGCACGTCAGCTTATACAGAATGGCTATAACAAGCTATTTGAAGGAGACCCCATCGACGACCGCGTCTGCTTCGATGCATCGGACGACATGTCCTACATCATCGACATCGGTCACGACGATATCCGTTCCGAAGGCATGAGCTACGGCATGTACATCACCGCACTCATGGGTAAGGAAAAACAGTTCGACAAGCTGTGGAATTTTTCCAAGCGTTACCTCCGTAACGACGACGGCCTCCATCAAGGTTATTTCGCCTGGCAGGTTTCCACCGCAGACTTTTCCAAGATGGATCCCGGTGCAGCTCCCGATGGAGAAGAATACTTCGCCATAGCCCTTCTCATTGCCGCAGAAAAATTTGGACGCCCCGACCTGAAGAAGGAAGCCATAGACCTTATCAACCTCATGCGTCACAAGCCCGAGAACGAACTGGTCGTCCCCATTATCGATCCAGAACGACTGGCCGTCCGCTTCTCCCCCGTAAGAGGCAACGACTTTACCGACCCCAGCTATCACACCATTGCTTTCTATCGCGCCTTTGCAGAAGCAACTGGCGATGAAACATGGAATACCATTGCTGACAACAGCGTAAAATACTTGAACAAGGCTGCTCATTACGAAACGGGCCTTTGCGGGGACTACTCCGAATTTGACGGTACACCCAAACGCATGGAATGGAACAAGGAAAGTGATTACTTCAGCGGCGACGCCTGGCGAGTCGCCTTGAATCTGAGCCTAGACTACACCCTGTTCCGCGGCGACGAAAGTGAAAAGGCCATTTGCGAACGTCTGCTGTTCTTCTTTGAAAGCCGCCGACCCTACCTATCCGACTACGCCGTAGATGGCGGTCCCTTCCCCAGACCAGGACGTGAAGCAACCCCGGGCATAATAGCCATGAACGCAGCCGCCACCCAGGTTCTGCCTCCGGGCGATTCCCTCATTAAGCCCTTCGTCAAGGACTTGGCCGGTCTTTCCGTACCCAACCGCCTGTGGCGCTACTACGACGGCATGCTGTATATGATTGGTCTTTTGGCCACCGCCGGAAAAATAACCTTCTAG